Genomic DNA from Niallia circulans:
GACGCAGGAAATCATTGAAAACAAACAAAAATAAAGTTATCCAAAAATAAATACAAATAAATATACAGAAAAACAAATAAAAACAGATGAAAAAACAAAATATTGGTAGTATAATAGAAAAAGAATAAAGAAAAGGCTTACAAGAAGAGGTTTTTTTAGGAGGTAATTATGAAAGTCTCATTATTTATAACTTGTTTAGCAGATATGTTTTATGCCAATGTTGGCAAAAGTTCTGTAGAGCTATTGGAAAGATTAGGCTGTGAGGTTGATTTTCCAGAGCAGCAAACATGCTGTGGCCAAGTTTCCTATAACAGCGGTTATCATAAAGAAACAAAAGAGGTAGCCAAGCATATGATTAAGACATTTGAGCAATCAGATTATGTGGTCGCGCCTTCTGGCTCCTGTGTTGCGATGCTCCATGAGTATCCCCAGCTTTTTAAGGAAGATAGGGAGTGGCAGGAAAAGGCCGAAAAGCTTGCAGCTAAATCGTATGAACTGACCCAGTTTATTGTTGACGTGTTAAAGGTCGAGGATGTGCAGGCAAGCTTGCCGGCGTGTGCAACCTATCATCGCTCCTGCCATATGACAAGGCTGCTTGGAGTGAAGGACGCACCTTTAAAGCTGCTTTCACATGTGGATGGATTACAGGTTAACAGCTTGCCAAACAGTGAAAATTGCTGTGGGTTCGGAGGAACGTTCTCTGTTAAGATGGGGCCGATTTCCGAGCAGATGGTTCAAGAAAAAGTCGACTCCATTGAAGCTGCGAATGCAGATGTTCTCATCGGGGCCGATTGCGGCTGCTTGATGAATATTGGCGGCTATATTGATAGACAAAACAAACCAATTAAAGTGATGCATATTGCAGAAGTATTAAATAGTGAGGTGAAAAAGCATGCCGATGAAAATAGGTGATCAGCCTTTTTTTGAAAGAGTTCACGATGGATTAGAAGATAACTTTATGAGATCTGCGGTTACATCCGCACAAGAGCGGATGCAAGGAAAGCGACTGGCTGCTGTTGAGGAGTTAGGTGATTGGGAAGAGTGGCGAAAGCTTGGTGAGGAAATTCGCACACATACACTTGATAATCTTGATTATTATTTACAACAGCTCAGTGAAAACACGGCGAAACGAGGAGGCCATGTGTTTTTCGCAAAAACGAAAGAGGAAGCCACAGAGTACATCAAAAATGTTGTCGAAAAAAAACATGCCAAAAAAATCGTCAAGTCAAAGTCCATGGTGACAGAGGAAATTAACTTAAATGAAACACTTGAATCAGCAGGGTGTGAAGTGATTGAAACAGACTTAGGCGAATATATTCTTCAGCTTGATGATCATGATCCACCATCCCATATTGTTGTGCCTGCCCTTCATAAAAACAAAGAACAAATCCGCGACACTTTTAAAGAAAAGAAAGGCTATCAAAAAACAGAGGTGCCAGAAGAATTAGCTCTGTTTGCAAGAGAACAGCTCAGACAGGAATTCCTTTCCGCTGATATAGGCATAACAGGCTGCAATTTTGCGGTAGCAGATGCGGGAACAGTTTGTCTTGTCACAAACGAAGGAAATGCAGGCTTAGTAACGGCACTTCCAAAAACACAAATTACGGTTATGGGGATGGAACGAATCGTGCCTACGTGGGAGGAACTCGATGTCCTTGTCAGTCTGCTGTGCCGCAGTTCTGTCGGGCAAAAGCTCACAAGCTATATCACTGGGTTAACTGGTCCAAAAGAGGCGTTGGATGTGGATGGTCCAGAGGAATTTCATTTGGTAATTGTCGATAATGGAAGATCCAATATTCTCGGAACAGAGTTTCAAAGTGCCCTTCATTGTATAAGATGTGCCGCATGCATTAATGTTTGTCCGGTTTACCGTCATATTGGCGGACATTCCTATGGTTCGATTTATCCAGGTCCGATAGGTGCAGTGCTGACACCATTGCTAGGCGGATATGATGACTATAAAGAGCTGCCGTATGCCTCTTCCCTTTGTGCTGCATGTACAGATGCCTGCCCTGTCAAAATCCCGCTCCATGAATTGCTGATCAAGCATCGCCGGAAAATCGTCGAGGATGAGAAGAAAGCACCAATGGCTGAAAAGCTGGCAATGAAAGGGTATGAATTTGCCGTTAAGCATCCAACTGTTTATAAGGCAGGCACAAAGTCAGCACCAACAGTCTTAAAGCCAATTACAAAGGATAACAGTATTAAAAGTGGTCCAGGACCTGTTAAACTTTGGACAGATACACGTGATTTGCCAGCACCAAGCAAACAAAGATTCAGAGATTGGTATAAACAAAAACAGCAGGAGGAGCAGTGAAATGGCCGGTAATATCATGAACAGCGATTCCTTTTTGGACCATGTCGCCCATAAGCTGCAGCGGACGAGAAAGACTGCAGCCACAAAACCTGTTTGGAAGCATAAACCTCAGTGGAATGTTTTAAAGGACGCAAATCAACATGAGTTGGCTGCTGTTTTGAAAAAACAATGTGAGGTTATTCATACGCAATTTTTAGAAGTACAAGCAAACGAGGTAGCAGAAACAATTGCCAAAATCCTGAAAAGTGAGCAGTTGAAAACAGTCATTACATATGATGACTCCCGCTTTTTAGAGTATGGCTTTAATGCGGAAGTGCGCAATAAATGGGAAGCGGCTGGAGTCAGCAGCTATATTTGGGATCATACAAAAACGGCAGAAAATATAAAAGCAGCAGAACAGGCTGATGTCGGTATTACAATCAGTGATATGACCTTGGCTGAATCTGGTACTGTGCTGCTTTTTAGTAATCGCAACAAAGGCAGATCTGTTAGCTTGCTTCCGAAAACATTTATTGCGATTGTACCACAAAGCACGATAGTGCCACGAATGACACAGGCAGCAACCGCTATTTCTAAGCTTGTTTCAGAGGGAAGTGAGCTTGCAAGCTGCATTGATTTCATAACAGGACCAAGCAATAGTGCCGATATAGAGCTTAATCTTATTGTCGGTGTCCACGGACCAATCAAAGCCACATATATCCTTGTAAAAGACAAATAAATAAAAATAAAACAAAAATATATACAAAATAAACAAACATAAGTTATAATAAAACCAGATAAAACAAACACAATTGAAGATAAACGGAGGAAAACAAAAATGGTGAAAAGTTTATGGCAGGAAGAACAGGCAGCAAAAATAGCAAACGGCTTGGATGAGTTAGTATACCGTTCTAATTTAATCGGCACAGATCGTGCTGTCTGTAACTGGGGCGGCGGAAACACTTCTATGAAGACGACAGTCAAGGATTTTAGAGGACGTGATGTTGAAGTGATGTGGGTGAAGGGGAGCGGTTCAGATCTTGCAACAATGAAAGCGCATAACTTCACGGGCTTGAATATGGATGACATTCGTCCACTCATTGAAAAAGAGGAAATGCCTGATGAGGAAATGGTGGAATATTTGTCTCATTGCATGATTGACAGCAAGCACCCTCGTGCATCAATTGAAACATTATTACATGCATTCCTGCCATTTAAACATGTCGATCATACACATCCTGATGCGATTATAAGCCTGTGCTGCGCTGATAATGGCAAGCAAATCGCAGAAGAGATTTATGGCAACCGTTTTGTGTGGGTACCGTACATTCGCCCTGGCTTTACATTATCTAAAATGATCGCAGAAGGCGTAAAAAATAATCCTAATGCAGAATTAGTGTTGATGGAGAAGCATGGTCTCGTTGTTTGGGGAGATACGGCAAGGGAAAGCTATGAAAAAACAATTGCGATTATTAATGAAGCAGAGTCCTATATTAATAGGAGGATAGAAACGAATCAAGTATTCGGGGGCACTAAATATGCGGCATTAAGCAATGCTGATGCAGAAGATGTTCTATCAGCAATTATGCCAGTTATTCGCGGTGCTGTCAGTGAAGAGAAAAAGATGCTTTTGACTTACGACAGAGCGGAAGATGTCCTTGAGTTTGTGAACAGTCACGATGCAAAAAGCTTATCACAAGTGGGAGCAGCATGTCCTGATCACTTAGTGCATACGAAGATGGTTCCGCTGTATGTAGAATGGGACCCAGCAACAAAGGATATTGCGCTGTTAAAAGAAGAAGTAAAAAAAAGGATAGCTGCATTTAAGCAAGCCTATATTGCTTATTTTGACCGAAATAAAAACGAAGGTGACCAAATATTCGAAACAGCACCGCGTGTTATCTTAATTCCCGGAATCGGCATGATTAATACAGGCAAAAATGTGGCCATGTCCAAAGTGAGCGGAGCCCTTTACCACCGTGCGATTGCGGTAATGAAAGGCGCAACAGCATTAGGAGAATTTGTTTCTTTAAATGAAAATGAATCTTTTAATGTGGAATATTGGCCATTAGAGCTGTACAAATTGTCACTTGCTCCGAAAGAAGCAGAGTTTTCAAGAAAAGTAGCCTTTGTAACGGGTGGAGCAGGCGGAATTGGCAGCGAAACATGCAGACTGTTAGCATCAGAAGGTGCACATGTTGTGTTAGCAGACTTAAATTTAGAAGGCGCTGAAAAAATTGCTGCCGAAATAAATGAACTGTATGGGGAAGAGCGTGCGCTTGCAGTTAAGATGGACGTTACAAAT
This window encodes:
- a CDS encoding (Fe-S)-binding protein, with protein sequence MKVSLFITCLADMFYANVGKSSVELLERLGCEVDFPEQQTCCGQVSYNSGYHKETKEVAKHMIKTFEQSDYVVAPSGSCVAMLHEYPQLFKEDREWQEKAEKLAAKSYELTQFIVDVLKVEDVQASLPACATYHRSCHMTRLLGVKDAPLKLLSHVDGLQVNSLPNSENCCGFGGTFSVKMGPISEQMVQEKVDSIEAANADVLIGADCGCLMNIGGYIDRQNKPIKVMHIAEVLNSEVKKHADENR
- a CDS encoding LutB/LldF family L-lactate oxidation iron-sulfur protein, giving the protein MPMKIGDQPFFERVHDGLEDNFMRSAVTSAQERMQGKRLAAVEELGDWEEWRKLGEEIRTHTLDNLDYYLQQLSENTAKRGGHVFFAKTKEEATEYIKNVVEKKHAKKIVKSKSMVTEEINLNETLESAGCEVIETDLGEYILQLDDHDPPSHIVVPALHKNKEQIRDTFKEKKGYQKTEVPEELALFAREQLRQEFLSADIGITGCNFAVADAGTVCLVTNEGNAGLVTALPKTQITVMGMERIVPTWEELDVLVSLLCRSSVGQKLTSYITGLTGPKEALDVDGPEEFHLVIVDNGRSNILGTEFQSALHCIRCAACINVCPVYRHIGGHSYGSIYPGPIGAVLTPLLGGYDDYKELPYASSLCAACTDACPVKIPLHELLIKHRRKIVEDEKKAPMAEKLAMKGYEFAVKHPTVYKAGTKSAPTVLKPITKDNSIKSGPGPVKLWTDTRDLPAPSKQRFRDWYKQKQQEEQ
- a CDS encoding LutC/YkgG family protein, which translates into the protein MAGNIMNSDSFLDHVAHKLQRTRKTAATKPVWKHKPQWNVLKDANQHELAAVLKKQCEVIHTQFLEVQANEVAETIAKILKSEQLKTVITYDDSRFLEYGFNAEVRNKWEAAGVSSYIWDHTKTAENIKAAEQADVGITISDMTLAESGTVLLFSNRNKGRSVSLLPKTFIAIVPQSTIVPRMTQAATAISKLVSEGSELASCIDFITGPSNSADIELNLIVGVHGPIKATYILVKDK
- a CDS encoding bifunctional aldolase/short-chain dehydrogenase, which gives rise to MEDKRRKTKMVKSLWQEEQAAKIANGLDELVYRSNLIGTDRAVCNWGGGNTSMKTTVKDFRGRDVEVMWVKGSGSDLATMKAHNFTGLNMDDIRPLIEKEEMPDEEMVEYLSHCMIDSKHPRASIETLLHAFLPFKHVDHTHPDAIISLCCADNGKQIAEEIYGNRFVWVPYIRPGFTLSKMIAEGVKNNPNAELVLMEKHGLVVWGDTARESYEKTIAIINEAESYINRRIETNQVFGGTKYAALSNADAEDVLSAIMPVIRGAVSEEKKMLLTYDRAEDVLEFVNSHDAKSLSQVGAACPDHLVHTKMVPLYVEWDPATKDIALLKEEVKKRIAAFKQAYIAYFDRNKNEGDQIFETAPRVILIPGIGMINTGKNVAMSKVSGALYHRAIAVMKGATALGEFVSLNENESFNVEYWPLELYKLSLAPKEAEFSRKVAFVTGGAGGIGSETCRLLASEGAHVVLADLNLEGAEKIAAEINELYGEERALAVKMDVTNEQAVQEAYKKTALAFGGVDIIVNNAGLATSSPFDETTLQEWNLNMNVLGTGYFLVAREAFKQMKEQALGGSMVFIGSKNSVYAGKNAAAYSAVKAMETHLARCIAAEGGEFGIRVNSVLPDAVLQGSAIWGSRWREERAAAYGIEPDQLDEHYRKRTTLLVNIYPKDIAEAISYFASSKAEKTTGCMITVDGGVPAAFTR